In a single window of the Gossypium hirsutum isolate 1008001.06 chromosome A13, Gossypium_hirsutum_v2.1, whole genome shotgun sequence genome:
- the LOC107898600 gene encoding cytochrome P450 71D10, translated as MELQLPSFQVLLSILLVSFFIFRSLKKSKPKNPDLKPIPGPRKFPVIGNLHQIASPSPHKTLRDLALKHGPLMHLQLGEISTVIVSSPEVAKEVTKTHDINFSYRPAMEVPRVYTYDFTNIAFAPYGNYWRYLRKVCNTELLTASRVQSFRSIREAEVLNLVKTIHESEGKPVNLSDMIFSMTYGIVARAAFGKKCKDQQTYIDSITELTKLLSGFSLSDFYPSIKPLQLFSGMKTKVEKMHKENDKIIANIIKEHRERRAREKSGQAEAEQEDLVDVLLRIQEENEFPLADKNIKSVIVDVFGAGSETSSTTVEWALSEMIKNPWVMKEAQAEVRRVFGPKGNVDETGLHELKYLKAVIRETFRIRPSVPLLLPRECHQACEINGYHVPEKTRVLINAWALGRDPNYWNEPDKFNPERFLNGSVDYTGTNYEFIPFGAGRRMCPGITFATPNLELPLAHLLFHFDWKLPNGMKGEDLDMSEVFGMTVKRKTELVLIPTPYHGSKIVH; from the exons ATGGAGCTTCAACTCCCTTCATTCCAAGTCCTCCTCAGCATCCTCCTTGTTTCCTTCTTCATATTCAGAAGTTTAaagaaatcaaaacccaaaaatcccgaCCTTAAGCCAATTCCAGGGCCGAGAAAATTCCCCGTGATCGGGAATTTGCACCAAATCGCTAGCCCATCACCCCACAAGACGTTGAGAGACTTGGCCCTGAAACATGGACCACTGATGCATCTCCAACTGGGGGAGATATCGACGGTGATAGTATCTTCACCGGAAGTGGCTAAAGAGGTGACGAAAACCCACGACATCAACTTCTCGTACAGGCCAGCCATGGAAGTTCCCAGGGTCTACACCTACGATTTCACCAACATCGCCTTTGCACCCTACGGGAACTACTGGAGATACCTTCGCAAAGTGTGCAACACGGAGCTGTTGACCGCCTCGAGGGTCCAGTCCTTTCGGTCTATAAGAGAAGCAGAGGTTTTAAATCTGGTGAAAACGATACATGAGAGCGAGGGGAAGCCGGTGAACCTTAGCGACATGATTTTCTCAATGACATATGGGATAGTTGCCAGAGCGGCCTTTGGGAAAAAATGCAAGGATCAACAGACTTACATTGACAGCATAACCGAACTCACAAAGTTGCTTTCTGGCTTCAGTTTGTCTGATTTTTATCCTTCCATTAAACCGCTTCAGCTTTTTAGTGGTATGAAGACCAAAGTTGAGAAGATGCATAAGGAGAATGATAAGATCATCGCGAACATCATTAAGGAACATAGAGAGAGAAGGGCCAGAGAAAAGAGCGGACAAGCAGAAGCTGAACAAGAAGATCTCGTTGATGTGCTCTTAAGGATTCAGGAGGAGAATGAGTTCCCCTTGGCTGACAAGAACATCAAATCAGTCATTGTG GACGTTTTTGGTGCGGGAAGTGAAACATCATCCACAACCGTGGAGTGGGCACTCTCCGAAATGATAAAAAATCCATGGGTGATGAAGGAGGCCCAAGCTGAAGTAAGGCGAGTTTTCGGACCAAAAGGAAACGTTGACGAAACAGGCCTTCATGAACTCAAATACTTGAAAGCAGTCATTAGGGAAACCTTCCGAATCCGCCCATCCGTGCCATTGTTGCTCCCAAGAGAATGTCACCAAGCTTGCGAAATTAATGGCTACCATGTCCCGGAAAAAACCAGAGTCCTCATTAACGCATGGGCCCTCGGAAGAGACCCTAATTACTGGAACGAACCCGACAAATTTAACCCTGAAAGGTTCCTCAATGGTTCAGTCGATTACACGGGAACAAATTACGAATTCATCCCATTTGGGGCTGGAAGAAGGATGTGCCCAGGGATCACCTTTGCCACACCCAACCTCGAGCTGCCTTTGGCCCATCTGTTGTTCCATTTTGACTGGAAGCTACCTAATGGAATGAAAGGGGAAGATCTTGATATGAGTGAGGTGTTTGGCATGACTGTCAAGAGGAAAACTGAACTTGTTCTTATTCCAACTCCATATCATGGATCTAAAATTGTTCATTAG